In Pseudomonas fluorescens, one genomic interval encodes:
- the tusB gene encoding sulfurtransferase complex subunit TusB, whose protein sequence is MSTLHVLSHSPFGDDRLSSCLRVIGAADALLLSGDAVYALQPGTAPFATLNERRVKLFALAEDLQARAIVAPDWAEAIDYPAFVELSIHHDKVNSWL, encoded by the coding sequence ATGTCGACTTTGCATGTGTTGTCTCATTCCCCGTTCGGCGATGATCGCCTGAGCAGTTGCCTGCGCGTGATCGGCGCTGCCGACGCCTTACTGTTATCCGGTGATGCGGTATACGCCCTGCAACCGGGCACTGCGCCATTCGCCACGCTGAACGAGCGCCGGGTCAAGCTGTTCGCCCTCGCCGAAGACCTGCAGGCCCGCGCCATCGTTGCTCCCGACTGGGCCGAAGCCATCGATTACCCGGCCTTCGTCGAACTGTCGATCCACCACGACAAGGTCAACAGCTGGCTATGA
- the tusC gene encoding sulfurtransferase complex subunit TusC gives MAKSLLIISRQSPWSGPGAREALDVVLAGGAFDLPIGLLFLDDGMLQLAAGQNAKALQQKDLSANLQALPMFGVEELFYCTDSASARGLSTLSLDEAQPLGASEITALIDRYDQVITL, from the coding sequence ATGGCCAAATCCCTGTTGATCATCAGCCGCCAGTCGCCATGGTCCGGCCCCGGCGCCCGCGAAGCGCTGGACGTCGTTCTGGCCGGCGGCGCGTTCGATCTGCCGATCGGCCTGCTGTTTCTCGACGATGGCATGTTGCAACTGGCCGCCGGACAGAACGCCAAGGCCCTGCAACAGAAAGACCTCAGCGCTAACCTGCAGGCGCTGCCGATGTTCGGCGTTGAAGAACTGTTCTACTGCACCGACAGCGCCAGCGCCCGTGGCCTGAGCACGCTGTCGCTGGACGAAGCGCAGCCGCTCGGCGCCAGCGAAATCACCGCCCTTATTGACCGTTACGACCAGGTGATCACCCTCTGA
- the tusD gene encoding sulfurtransferase complex subunit TusD, which translates to MKFAIALFSAAHAPSSRRALLFAQAALAGGHEIVRLFFYQDGVYNASDAVVTPQDELDLPKQWRAFISEQQLDGVVCIAAALRRGVLNDEEAKRYQRDAVAVSAPWELSGLGQLHDAVQDADRLICFGGA; encoded by the coding sequence ATGAAGTTCGCCATTGCGCTGTTTTCCGCCGCCCATGCGCCCTCCTCGCGCCGTGCCCTGCTGTTTGCGCAGGCTGCGCTGGCCGGCGGGCATGAGATTGTCCGGCTGTTTTTTTATCAGGACGGCGTGTACAACGCCTCCGACGCGGTGGTCACCCCGCAGGACGAACTGGACCTGCCCAAACAGTGGCGCGCGTTCATCAGCGAGCAGCAACTGGACGGCGTGGTGTGCATCGCCGCCGCCCTGCGCCGTGGCGTGCTGAATGACGAAGAAGCCAAACGCTACCAGCGTGATGCAGTCGCGGTCAGCGCGCCGTGGGAGTTGTCCGGCCTCGGCCAGTTGCACGACGCGGTGCAGGACGCCGATCGACTGATCTGTTTCGGAGGCGCGTGA
- a CDS encoding YoaK family protein, with amino-acid sequence MLPSTSTHRATSGHLHRQKWRGRIGLALVASLSVLAGMTDAIGFMASGDFVSFMSGNTTRLAVAISDGDLGLTLRLIILVVTFVIGNALGIVIGRLGGRRTLPLLLCIATLLCLAAAWPYDTQLPALLAAIIAMGMLNAAVEEVNGLPVGLTYVTGALSRFGRGLGRWMLGERRNGWRVQLVPWSGMFIGAILGAVLEHHFGLRALFASGLLAAVLGVLSLSIPRRWQLGYMPR; translated from the coding sequence ATGCTGCCCTCCACTTCGACTCACCGCGCCACCTCCGGGCATCTGCATCGGCAGAAATGGCGCGGGCGCATCGGTCTGGCGCTGGTGGCCAGCCTGTCAGTGCTGGCGGGCATGACCGACGCGATCGGCTTCATGGCCAGCGGCGATTTCGTTTCTTTCATGAGCGGTAATACCACGCGGCTGGCGGTGGCGATCAGTGACGGCGACCTCGGACTGACTTTGCGCCTGATCATCCTCGTCGTCACCTTCGTGATCGGTAATGCCTTGGGGATCGTGATCGGGCGCCTCGGTGGTCGGCGCACATTGCCCTTGTTGCTGTGCATCGCCACCCTGCTTTGCCTGGCGGCGGCATGGCCGTACGACACGCAACTGCCGGCGCTGCTGGCGGCGATCATCGCGATGGGCATGCTCAACGCGGCGGTCGAGGAAGTGAATGGCCTGCCAGTGGGCCTGACGTACGTGACCGGAGCGCTGTCGCGGTTCGGCCGTGGACTGGGGCGCTGGATGCTCGGCGAACGCCGTAATGGCTGGCGGGTGCAACTGGTGCCGTGGAGCGGGATGTTCATCGGCGCGATACTCGGCGCAGTGCTGGAACATCATTTCGGACTTCGGGCATTGTTCGCCAGCGGCTTGCTGGCGGCGGTGCTGGGCGTGCTGTCCCTGAGCATTCCGCGGCGCTGGCAACTGGGCTATATGCCGCGCTGA
- a CDS encoding DUF6388 family protein translates to MAPTDQRHEQALKLFLDARPELRESLDHLNPLLAQAKGETPAQYREERLHEAFEAEAENQGLFAWELTLRLTAASPQEYQAQRMEVHREVAEMAHMSWKDYCDLYGLEP, encoded by the coding sequence ATGGCGCCCACCGACCAGCGACATGAACAAGCCCTGAAACTGTTTCTCGACGCGCGCCCCGAACTGCGCGAATCCCTCGATCATCTCAATCCGCTGCTGGCCCAGGCCAAAGGCGAAACCCCGGCGCAGTATCGTGAAGAACGCCTGCACGAAGCCTTCGAGGCCGAGGCGGAAAATCAGGGGCTGTTCGCCTGGGAACTGACCTTGCGACTCACGGCTGCATCGCCCCAGGAGTATCAGGCCCAGCGCATGGAGGTGCATCGCGAGGTAGCGGAAATGGCGCACATGAGCTGGAAGGATTACTGCGATCTGTATGGGCTGGAACCGTAA
- a CDS encoding GNAT family N-acetyltransferase gives MTLRIELSQNPTEEQRKAILEPLIAYNDARTGGSTSEPFALLVRDEHDAILGGLYGRVIFQWMYIELLCVPEQGRGQRIGSELMAMAENLAKEKNCLGIWLDTFDFQAPAFYQKLGFSQFGEIVDYPPGHSRHYFQKRLIG, from the coding sequence ATGACGTTGCGAATCGAGCTGTCGCAGAACCCTACGGAAGAACAGCGCAAAGCCATTCTCGAGCCTTTGATTGCGTATAACGACGCCCGGACCGGTGGTTCCACATCTGAACCTTTCGCCCTGCTGGTGCGCGATGAACACGACGCGATTCTCGGCGGTTTGTACGGCCGGGTGATCTTCCAGTGGATGTACATCGAGTTGCTGTGCGTCCCGGAACAGGGTCGCGGGCAACGCATCGGCTCGGAACTGATGGCCATGGCGGAAAATCTGGCCAAGGAGAAGAACTGCCTGGGCATCTGGCTGGACACCTTCGATTTTCAGGCGCCGGCGTTCTACCAGAAGCTGGGATTCAGCCAGTTTGGCGAGATCGTTGATTACCCGCCGGGGCATAGCCGGCATTATTTCCAGAAGCGCTTGATCGGTTGA
- a CDS encoding hemerythrin domain-containing protein, whose amino-acid sequence MNIFEALRESHDRQRSYAKALVETSGDTPERVEAYKQLKAELQAHETAEERHFYIPLMEFDNGVDLSRHAISEHHEMDEMMEELDETEMSSPAWLATAKKLSDKVHHHLKEEEQKFFQMAGKLLDDKQKEQLAGQYEKEYQAQLP is encoded by the coding sequence ATGAATATTTTCGAAGCCCTTCGCGAAAGCCACGACCGCCAGCGCAGTTACGCCAAAGCCCTGGTCGAAACCAGCGGTGATACTCCGGAGCGGGTTGAGGCCTACAAACAGCTCAAGGCTGAACTTCAGGCCCATGAAACCGCCGAAGAGCGGCACTTCTACATCCCGCTGATGGAGTTCGACAACGGTGTCGACCTCAGTCGCCATGCCATCTCCGAGCACCATGAAATGGACGAGATGATGGAAGAGCTGGACGAGACCGAGATGTCCAGCCCGGCGTGGCTGGCAACGGCGAAGAAGCTCTCCGACAAAGTCCATCATCATCTCAAGGAAGAAGAGCAGAAGTTCTTCCAGATGGCCGGCAAATTGCTCGATGACAAGCAAAAGGAACAGCTCGCTGGCCAGTACGAAAAGGAGTACCAGGCGCAACTGCCATGA
- a CDS encoding lytic polysaccharide monooxygenase auxiliary activity family 9 protein yields MNQPQAQTQLRHGRVTSPASRGAVAIEQGLLGAWQVNEMEGGKNFPALTAGPFPAPYGSDSDSVTPPADGYILSGGKTDARDCVNFTDEEMSKKLNRPFSWPLLSVTPGQTLEVKWEYTAPHTTRGYRWLITKDGWDPKQRISRAQLEAQPFAEDFYTQVPYYSYPGELKAKVNHSVKLPATKKGRHVIVLMWIVANTGNAFYQAFDVDFK; encoded by the coding sequence ATGAATCAACCACAAGCTCAAACCCAACTGCGACACGGTCGCGTCACCTCCCCAGCCAGCCGCGGTGCGGTAGCCATCGAGCAAGGATTGCTCGGTGCCTGGCAGGTCAACGAAATGGAAGGCGGCAAGAACTTCCCGGCGCTGACGGCAGGACCTTTTCCTGCTCCCTATGGCAGCGACAGTGACAGTGTCACGCCGCCCGCCGACGGTTACATCCTCAGCGGTGGCAAGACCGATGCCCGTGACTGCGTGAACTTCACCGACGAGGAAATGAGCAAAAAGCTCAATCGTCCGTTCAGCTGGCCACTGCTCAGTGTCACCCCGGGCCAGACACTGGAAGTGAAGTGGGAATACACCGCGCCACACACCACCCGTGGTTATCGCTGGCTGATCACCAAGGATGGCTGGGATCCGAAACAGCGTATTTCCCGTGCACAACTCGAAGCGCAGCCTTTCGCCGAAGACTTCTACACTCAAGTGCCGTATTACAGCTATCCGGGGGAATTGAAGGCCAAGGTCAATCATTCGGTGAAATTGCCGGCCACCAAAAAGGGCCGTCACGTCATCGTGCTGATGTGGATCGTCGCCAACACCGGCAACGCGTTCTATCAGGCGTTCGACGTCGACTTCAAATAA